The proteins below come from a single Halobacillus salinarum genomic window:
- a CDS encoding carbohydrate ABC transporter permease — MNPKKKLKLAKWGANLVFGVISFVALFPIISLIISSFMPSSVLMRNGITLNINFNQLSLANYSYIFGKSAEYWTWYGNSLMISVLTIVLSLFFSSMVGYALAMYDFKGRNFFFLLVLFILMVPFEILMLPLYQLMITTQLINTYFAVVLPLIVAPVAVFFFRQYALGLPKELMDAARIDGSTEYGIFFKIMLPLMGPSLAAMAILQGLASWNNFLWPLLVLRSNDMFTLPIGLATLLTPYGNNYDVLIAGSVMTIIPIVLLFIFFQRYFVSGLTVGGVKG; from the coding sequence GTGAATCCAAAAAAGAAACTTAAGCTGGCAAAATGGGGAGCAAACCTGGTATTTGGAGTCATTTCTTTCGTTGCTTTGTTCCCTATCATCAGCCTAATTATTTCATCGTTTATGCCTTCTTCGGTATTGATGAGGAATGGTATTACTCTAAACATAAATTTCAATCAATTAAGTTTAGCTAACTATTCCTATATCTTCGGAAAATCTGCTGAATATTGGACGTGGTATGGAAACAGCCTGATGATTTCAGTTCTCACTATTGTATTGTCTTTGTTTTTCTCTTCTATGGTCGGATATGCGCTGGCTATGTATGATTTTAAAGGAAGAAATTTTTTCTTTTTACTAGTTTTATTTATTCTCATGGTTCCATTTGAAATTCTAATGCTGCCGCTCTATCAGCTAATGATTACAACTCAGCTTATTAATACCTATTTCGCAGTTGTACTGCCGTTGATTGTAGCACCGGTTGCTGTTTTTTTCTTTAGACAATATGCCTTAGGTCTTCCTAAAGAACTGATGGATGCAGCAAGGATTGATGGTTCTACGGAGTACGGAATCTTTTTCAAAATCATGCTTCCGCTGATGGGGCCATCGCTAGCAGCGATGGCGATATTGCAGGGCTTAGCTAGCTGGAATAACTTTTTATGGCCGCTTTTAGTGTTACGTTCCAATGATATGTTCACGCTGCCTATCGGACTTGCAACATTGCTTACTCCTTATGGCAATAACTACGACGTCCTTATTGCAGGGTCTGTAATGACAATTATCCCCATAGTTCTGCTGTTTATTTTTTTCCAGCGCTATTTTGTCTCCGGATTAACTGTTGGTGGAGTAAAAGGATAG
- a CDS encoding carbohydrate ABC transporter permease: MSSVSNSSRTKIYDKAHKEPGRLMKFLNSKKVVPYIFITPFILSFAVLTLYPAIQGIVMSFQSVLPGQVTFIGLENYTKIPNATFYKALSNTTIYVVLTVFILTVVPMLAAVFLNSKVIKFKTLFRASLFIPALTSTIVGGMIFRLMFGEQDSAIANQILNFIGLESVNWRFTGWAGMFLMVILASWRWIGVNLLYYLAALQNVPNELYEASDIDGASKFQKLWYITIPQLKPIIIFVSTITIINGFRMFEESFVFWEAGSPGNIGLTVVGYIYQQGIQQNDMGFGAAVGVVLMLIIFVVSFIYLLLTGAFKKGEA; the protein is encoded by the coding sequence ATGAGTTCAGTGTCTAATAGCAGCCGCACTAAGATTTACGATAAGGCTCATAAGGAGCCAGGACGATTGATGAAATTCCTGAATTCAAAAAAAGTGGTGCCTTACATTTTTATTACGCCTTTCATTCTTTCATTTGCAGTTCTTACGTTATATCCGGCTATACAGGGGATTGTAATGAGTTTTCAAAGCGTTCTGCCAGGGCAGGTTACTTTTATCGGACTGGAAAATTACACAAAAATACCCAATGCAACCTTTTATAAAGCCCTTTCTAATACAACCATTTATGTTGTATTAACGGTGTTTATCTTAACCGTTGTTCCAATGCTGGCTGCAGTATTTTTAAACTCAAAGGTGATTAAATTTAAGACCCTCTTCCGTGCATCTCTATTTATTCCGGCTTTAACTTCCACTATTGTCGGCGGAATGATATTTCGATTAATGTTCGGAGAGCAGGATTCAGCCATAGCTAATCAGATCTTAAATTTTATCGGCCTTGAATCCGTCAATTGGCGGTTTACCGGGTGGGCTGGGATGTTTTTAATGGTCATATTAGCATCCTGGCGCTGGATTGGAGTTAATCTTTTGTATTATTTAGCTGCTTTGCAAAATGTCCCTAATGAGTTGTACGAAGCATCGGATATTGACGGTGCTTCAAAATTTCAGAAGCTATGGTACATTACAATTCCTCAATTAAAGCCTATTATTATTTTTGTCAGCACAATTACTATAATTAATGGATTCAGGATGTTCGAAGAGAGTTTTGTGTTCTGGGAAGCAGGCTCTCCAGGAAATATTGGCTTAACTGTTGTCGGCTATATTTATCAGCAGGGAATCCAGCAGAATGATATGGGATTTGGCGCAGCTGTAGGAGTCGTATTAATGCTGATCATTTTTGTTGTCAGTTTTATTTATCTTTTACTCACTGGGGCATTTAAGAAAGGAGAAGCGTAA
- the arfA gene encoding arabinosylfuranosidase ArfA yields the protein MTDQLQAKMVLDKNYEIAKVDERIYGSFIEHLGRAVYGGIYEPGHPQADEQGFRKDVLELVRELRVPIVRYPGGNMVSAYNWEDGVGPEDERPRRLELAWRTIETNEVGTNEFADWAKKAGADVMMAVNLGTRGIDAARNLIEYTNHPGGTYWSELRKSHGYDHPHNIKTWCLGNEMDGPWQVGHKTPYEYGRIAEETGKAMKLVDPSIELVACGSSNTDMPTFPEYEATTLDLAYEQVDFISLHQYYGNRTNDPASYLAKNMDMDHFIRTVRSTCDYIKAKKRSKKTINLSFDEWNVWYHSNEADKRIEPWTVAPPQLEDVYNFEDALLVGSMLITFLQHADRVKMACMAQLVNVIAPIMTENNGKAWKQTIFYPYMHASLFGRGVSLKPVLSSPKYDSKEFTDVPYLDCAAVYSEENKEVTIFIVNKNLTDSIPLTADLRSFEGYHLAEHLVLAHDDLKAVNTAVKEEVVPHSKGQSTLEEGILKSNLEKTSWNVIRLKKS from the coding sequence ATGACTGACCAATTACAAGCAAAAATGGTGTTGGATAAAAATTATGAAATAGCAAAAGTGGACGAAAGAATTTACGGTTCTTTTATTGAACATCTTGGCAGAGCTGTGTATGGAGGTATCTATGAACCAGGTCATCCACAAGCCGATGAACAGGGTTTTCGAAAAGATGTACTTGAACTTGTAAGAGAGCTTAGAGTCCCTATCGTCCGCTATCCAGGGGGGAATATGGTGTCCGCCTACAATTGGGAAGACGGAGTGGGTCCCGAAGACGAGCGGCCAAGAAGACTGGAACTCGCCTGGAGAACGATCGAAACAAATGAAGTGGGAACGAATGAATTTGCAGATTGGGCCAAGAAAGCCGGCGCTGATGTTATGATGGCTGTCAACTTAGGGACCAGAGGGATCGATGCAGCGAGAAATTTGATCGAATATACGAACCATCCTGGCGGTACATATTGGAGTGAATTAAGAAAATCCCACGGTTATGATCACCCTCACAACATTAAGACGTGGTGCTTAGGTAATGAAATGGATGGTCCGTGGCAGGTTGGTCATAAGACACCTTATGAATATGGAAGGATTGCTGAAGAAACCGGGAAAGCAATGAAACTAGTCGACCCATCTATTGAACTAGTAGCATGTGGAAGTTCAAATACGGACATGCCGACGTTCCCTGAGTATGAAGCGACAACTCTAGATCTTGCTTACGAACAAGTTGATTTTATTTCTCTCCATCAGTATTACGGAAACCGTACGAATGATCCAGCCAGCTATTTAGCGAAAAACATGGATATGGACCATTTTATTCGTACGGTAAGATCCACATGTGATTATATTAAAGCCAAGAAACGGAGTAAGAAAACGATTAATTTAAGCTTTGACGAATGGAATGTCTGGTACCATTCCAATGAAGCAGATAAGCGAATTGAACCATGGACAGTGGCTCCACCACAACTGGAAGACGTGTATAACTTTGAAGATGCCCTCCTGGTTGGAAGCATGTTGATCACTTTTCTGCAGCATGCCGATCGCGTGAAGATGGCCTGTATGGCTCAGCTTGTTAATGTCATCGCGCCAATCATGACAGAAAACAACGGCAAGGCGTGGAAGCAGACGATCTTTTATCCGTACATGCACGCTTCTTTATTTGGAAGAGGTGTTTCTTTGAAACCGGTACTGTCCTCTCCAAAGTATGATAGTAAAGAATTCACAGACGTCCCTTATCTTGACTGTGCTGCCGTGTATAGTGAAGAGAATAAAGAGGTGACCATTTTTATCGTAAATAAAAATTTGACAGATTCCATCCCTCTCACCGCTGACTTAAGAAGTTTTGAGGGATACCATTTAGCTGAGCATTTGGTTCTGGCCCACGATGATCTAAAAGCAGTCAACACCGCCGTAAAAGAAGAAGTCGTACCACACAGCAAGGGCCAATCCACTTTGGAAGAAGGCATATTGAAATCAAACCTGGAGAAAACCTCGTGGAATGTGATCCGCTTAAAAAAATCATAA